DNA from Daucus carota subsp. sativus chromosome 1, DH1 v3.0, whole genome shotgun sequence:
AAGGGTGTGGTTTTGTTGTGTTACTACTGACAAGACCATATTACCCATTTCAGAAAGGAATgttaataaaaaagaatatcTTTATAGCTATTCAGGGGTCTTACGTAGATCTACTTTATTCATATCTATAAGATAATAAACCACCAAGTAAACTGAGTATCATAGTAAAGAAGGCAAGCCAGAAACTGAACTGAAAAGTTGGAAAACCATTTATTTCCATGTATGAGCTAGCACCGGCTAGCTTACTAATATATTTGAGTTCAAAATCGTTTCCTAGTTTAAACCTGAATTATTGGTTTAGGGAACAGGTGATGATGGTGGATGTGTGGTTACTATTTTTATGATGCACGTTTGATCCAATTCCTTGGATATGTACTAAATCACTGATACGTATATCAATGTTTGTTCTCTATTTGTGTCCAAGTATATGCTCACAGTCCATGTGCATATCGATGCAAGTATGATCAATTGTCTTCACTGTGCACACATTGATATCTAGCGCGGGTTTGGCTACCAGTAAGATAACTTAGCTCGTCTCATAAATAACAAGATTAAATTTAGTTTGATGaacattaataattataattgatttaaCACTTTAAGCCTATATAAACCATCTGACAGTATGGAAGGCTATTACTATATGTAAAATAGAATCACGTTTACATGGTAGAATCAGGTTTAGTTGATATAATTGTACCATCCTGATGGTGAACTATCAAATTATATGCTTAGACAAACACATATCTTCCATAGAATCGCTTATTGCCAAAGTAACGGTTTTATTTGTCAGAATCTTGGAGGAAAATTAACTTAATATAAAGAACTAGATCTgtatttttctttcttgttGAACTGGTCAGGTAAGCAACTAAATATGGGAAAAAGTATTTAATATGGTTGCTTAGATTGCCCACAAGGTTTGCTTGCACTGTTCCGCGGTTCACTGAACAAATTCAGGCTTAGGGTTCTCGAACTGTAGGCTTTTATTAAATTCAAGTGTTGTatcatcaatatcttttataatttgGATTTTGTTACTATATCGGTCCTATTGGCTTGGACTTATGATACCAGTGCACATAAACCCAGGTGGTCGTGCTACTTACAAATTTTTTGGTTTGCCTTGGGGTTCTAAACATCTGATTATATTTGCATTCTAGTCTGTACAGTGTAATCAATTTTGCTTGCCACTAGTTATTGGTTTGTTTGATGCGATTACATAATGAAAAACTTTACCAGAGCAGAACCACACTCAtgctttgttatttttttatgacCAATTTGTTGATAATTTGTCTTGTTATATACTTGTATTCAGTCTTGCTTGTAGGGAATGGAAAGTTTCTTCTTTCTGCAAAACGGACTAGAAGAACCACCTGCACAGAGTATGTAATCTCAATGGATGCtgataatatatcaaaatcaaGCAGCACTTACATCGAAAAACTGAGGTAGGATTTACTTTAAGATGCCACATTTGATGATGATTAATTGATTATGGataatgccattttctttaaTTAGGTATTGGAGCGACCCACTATAAAGAATTATCAATATGCTTTATGGCATCTCTTTTCGTAACCCTGAACTCTGCCTTCTGTGTCCCATTCTGATCTATTTGCAGTATATGATTGAGGGTTTATAAACGGTAAAGATATTTGATGACAGTGTAATCACCCCTGTATTAAATTCATTGTTAAGTTGCActtagttaaaattttatatgactGGAGATGAGTCGTTACTCGGATAATTAAACTATTGCGAAACCTTCTTCATTTTATGGTAATTTACCCTAATTTACTCGATTTTGCTATAATATGTATGCATGTATCTCATTTCGTCAGAGTTCTCATTTTCATTTACTTTACAATGTCCTTGGTCTCAATCTTATTATATAACATAAAAGATAAACTTTTTTTGATTAATGTCTTACTATAACCTATCTTAGATTCCACACCCTTCTTATGCTCTTTTTGTTTTATCCCACAAAACCGGGTTGCGTAGTTTTACTATCAAAGTCAAGTCTCgtaagttttttatttatttacagcTCTATGCATGTTCAATGCTTATAATATCATGTCCTTTTGTTCTTCTCAGGTCTAATTTCCTTGGCACAAAATTCATAATCTATGACACACAACCTCCACATGATGGTGCTCGCGTATCTCCACCTAGCCATTCAAGCCGTCGATTTTACTGGAAAAAGGTTTCTCCCAAAGTCCCTTCTGGGAGTTTTAATATCGCCCAAGTTACCTATGAACTTAATGTTCTAGGCACAAGAGGCCCTCGGAGGATGCACTGTGTCATGCACTCAATTCCAAACTCAGCTCTTGAGCCAGGTGGTTCGGTACCAGGCCAGCCAGAGCTCTTCCCGCATTCCCTGGAGAACTCTTTCAGGAGCATATCCTTTTCAAAATCAATCAACAGCTCCACCGAGTTCAGCAGCTCTCGGTTTTCTGACATCGTTGGCCCATGCGAGGAAGGGGAAGAGGGGAAGGAAAGACCTTTAGTTCTTCGGAACAAACCCCCACGCTGGCATGAACAGTTGCAGTGTTGGTGCCTTAATTTCCGCGGAAGAGTAACTGTTGCATCGGTGAAAAACTTTCAACTGATTGCTGCTACACAGCCTGCTGCTGCTGGGGCACCAACACCATCACAACCTGCACAACCAGCCCAACCAGCTCAGCCTGATCATGATAAGGTTATACTGCAGTTTGGCAAGATTGGGAAGGACATGTTCACCATGGATTATCGATATCCTCTCTCTGCGTTTCAGGCTTTCGCTATATGCCTGAGTAGCTTCGACACCAAACTGGCTTGTGAATAGTAAAGATACCATAGGTTTATCAATCGGAATGTGGTCTCTCTCTCCTTTTTCCTTTTAGATTGTTTACAGTCGGCCAGCACTGACAGGTATAGGAAACATTGTCCCTGCTGTTGTAGCTCTTCTTTGCTTATTTTGTGTTGATTAAGTTGTACTTTGCGTTGAACTTTAACTCCTCTTTTATTTTCTCAAAGTAAGACCTTTGAAGGATTATTACTGCCTCCTATGcttaatctttttttatatgttccCCACATTGCTCATACAGTCATACTTATGCTATGGATGGGGTTAAACGGATATTGCTAAATGCAGTAATTTTTTACTCAGATTACTATTGTgtctttaaatgatttttttgatTGTCATGTATGCCTAATTTTTTGTTCCTCCCGGCATTCAATTCGTGTAGTCGGGTTATTGTGAATTTCATATTAAATATCATGTTTTgtctaacaaataattttttgtatagttcatctaattttaattattaaatatgaagtcataaattaatataattattgttaaaatataaattacaaatttatgtgatatagtagatgcaattttttttattttataactttGTTATCacatgattaaattattttttatcttcatgactttttattgtaaaattttTCAGCGTTGAATTGTTGAGAAGAAATTTCCAGTTTATATGGAATACAATATTGAAAAATATGGTCTATCTATTTATCGTAGGATcaaaagataaattttataatatttcatttttgaTATTACTCATATTACACACgtgttattataaaaaattaaatacataaaattgtatttgaaatttttgtacAAAAATCATTGTGGTATTCTCAGGCGATTGTGAAGGGTTTGGCACCAAAAAATCGAGTAATTGTGATCAAAATGAATAATAGAAATTGGTGTagtcaaattataaaatattctcatttttaattataatcatataattttaaaataaaaatgatatgaAGGTTGAAAATTTACATTTGTTtctctttataaattttaatatgataaaattaatgttGATACATCGTTTGCTggaaatcaaatattaaatgtttgtataaatatattgcaTCTAATGATTTTTATCCATTTGAATTGAAAAACGAGACTATGACTAATAAGTGAagataatgaaattataaattatatttatatttaattattatgttttactAACTACCTAGTTTATGgattatttttaatgttttaatctATTAAGTATGTAAATTGTTatgttatttgatatttttaatgattttaaaacaaaatattaaaatatatatttacttatatattcaaattaaaataataaatgttaatttatatatatttttgttgaatatttATTGAGACTTTTGTATGaataagaattttaatattttatctaaagattgttataattttgattCAAAATGATAAGGAAAAAGGGTATGTAATCaaattagaaattatatttatattcttatattttagtataaatagtataaatattattatcttgaaattataatatatcttgcatatacttttaaatatacatacatacatacacacacacacacacacacacacacacacacacacacacacacagatatatatatatatatatatatatatatatatatatatatatatatatatatatatgcttgtgcTCACATGAGAACTCTAAATTATATGAGATATGAGATTTAA
Protein-coding regions in this window:
- the LOC108202316 gene encoding tubby-like F-box protein 8, coding for MSFRSIVRDVRDGFGGLSRRGFEVRLPGQHQRGKSHGAVHELHDQPVVIQDSCWANLPPELLRDVINRLEASESTWPARKHVVACAAVCRSWREMCKEIVKSPEISGKLTFQVSLKQPGYRDGPIQCFIKRDKANLTYRLFLCLSPVLLVGNGKFLLSAKRTRRTTCTEYVISMDADNISKSSSTYIEKLRSNFLGTKFIIYDTQPPHDGARVSPPSHSSRRFYWKKVSPKVPSGSFNIAQVTYELNVLGTRGPRRMHCVMHSIPNSALEPGGSVPGQPELFPHSLENSFRSISFSKSINSSTEFSSSRFSDIVGPCEEGEEGKERPLVLRNKPPRWHEQLQCWCLNFRGRVTVASVKNFQLIAATQPAAAGAPTPSQPAQPAQPAQPDHDKVILQFGKIGKDMFTMDYRYPLSAFQAFAICLSSFDTKLACE